A part of Streptomyces sp. NBC_01497 genomic DNA contains:
- a CDS encoding peptidyl-tRNA hydrolase → MTTDPNTDPRDPGAPGDDDPRDEAPQFVLPLVLRLERATPPSRTDALETAARAVLTILSDERSLGEGEWAAAMRDWQDARIRKVVRRARGAEWRKAGELAGITVTGTRPDDPAEVRVFPPIPLDGWPKDLAKLQVSGTELEADAGGPPPAPSVPVLWLNPHLSMSAGKACAQAGHGAQLAWWALPEADREAWRAADFTLAARVATPQAWRALLASGLPLVQDAGFTEIAPGSATVIADHPALRR, encoded by the coding sequence GTGACCACTGACCCGAACACCGACCCCCGCGATCCCGGCGCCCCCGGGGACGACGATCCGCGGGACGAGGCCCCCCAGTTCGTCCTGCCCCTGGTGCTGCGCCTGGAGCGGGCGACCCCGCCGTCGCGCACGGACGCGCTGGAGACGGCGGCGCGCGCGGTCCTCACCATCCTGTCCGACGAGCGCTCGCTCGGCGAGGGCGAATGGGCGGCGGCCATGCGTGACTGGCAGGACGCCCGCATCCGCAAAGTGGTCCGCAGGGCACGCGGCGCGGAGTGGCGCAAGGCCGGGGAACTGGCGGGGATCACGGTGACGGGCACCCGGCCCGACGACCCGGCCGAGGTCCGCGTCTTCCCGCCGATCCCGCTCGACGGCTGGCCCAAGGACCTGGCCAAGCTGCAGGTCTCCGGCACGGAACTCGAAGCCGACGCGGGCGGGCCGCCGCCCGCGCCGTCCGTTCCCGTGCTGTGGCTCAACCCGCACCTGAGCATGTCGGCGGGCAAGGCCTGCGCCCAGGCGGGCCACGGCGCCCAACTGGCCTGGTGGGCGCTGCCCGAGGCCGACCGGGAGGCGTGGCGCGCCGCGGACTTCACCCTGGCGGCCCGGGTCGCGACGCCACAGGCGTGGCGGGCCCTGCTGGCGAGCGGACTGCCGCTGGTGCAGGACGCGGGCTTCACGGAGATCGCCCCGGGCAGCGCCACGGTGATCGCCGACCATCCGGCGCTGCGGCGGTAG
- a CDS encoding ABC transporter ATP-binding protein codes for MGLSAVGRRYGPRGRWVLRGVELALDAGTVVRVQGVNGSGKSTLLRLLAGIDAPSTGRVTGRPRTAYVPERFAVALPFTAAGYLTHLGRVHGLPGPVATARAAEWLERFGAASQARTPLAELSKGTSQKVAVAQALAAGPELLVLDEAWTGLDTAARAELDRAVAERAAAGGAVVFVDHDPARLAGVPDAVYRVVGDTVAPVVEAGAGGAADASAPRVSVLVTSAPGAEPPGGLPGHPVREHLPDGTFRLTVPAAHSDALLRALLTARPPWHVHALHEAERRPVA; via the coding sequence ATCGGGCTCAGCGCCGTCGGGCGCCGCTACGGACCGCGCGGGCGCTGGGTGCTGCGCGGGGTCGAACTCGCTCTGGACGCGGGCACCGTCGTACGCGTCCAGGGCGTCAACGGCAGCGGGAAGTCCACGCTGCTGCGGCTGCTCGCGGGCATCGACGCGCCGTCCACGGGCCGGGTCACCGGCCGGCCGCGCACCGCCTACGTGCCCGAACGGTTCGCGGTGGCCCTCCCGTTCACGGCGGCCGGGTACCTCACGCATCTCGGCCGCGTGCACGGCCTCCCGGGACCCGTCGCGACGGCGCGGGCCGCCGAGTGGCTGGAGAGGTTCGGTGCCGCGTCCCAGGCCCGTACGCCGCTGGCGGAGCTGTCCAAGGGCACCAGCCAGAAGGTCGCCGTCGCCCAGGCGCTGGCCGCCGGGCCCGAACTGCTCGTCCTGGACGAGGCATGGACGGGGCTCGACACGGCGGCCCGCGCGGAACTGGACCGGGCCGTCGCAGAGCGCGCCGCCGCGGGCGGCGCCGTCGTCTTCGTCGACCACGACCCGGCGCGGCTCGCGGGTGTCCCCGACGCCGTGTACCGCGTCGTCGGGGACACCGTGGCGCCCGTCGTCGAGGCGGGCGCCGGCGGCGCGGCGGACGCCTCCGCGCCGCGGGTGAGCGTCCTCGTGACGTCCGCACCCGGCGCCGAACCGCCCGGCGGGCTGCCGGGACACCCCGTACGCGAGCACCTGCCCGACGGCACGTTCCGGCTCACCGTCCCGGCCGCGCACTCCGACGCGCTGCTGCGGGCGCTGCTGACGGCGCGGCCGCCCTGGCACGTCCACGCCCTGCACGAGGCCGAGAGGCGACCCGTCGCATGA
- a CDS encoding ABC transporter — MTALLRYQLALLLRSQRWLAPLLTYLAVLGAGVGSGRPVLDSLGLAAAALVPVTAWFVRVCVTQEPAAARAVTAAARGTAATHTASLLAALVVSAALGLPATALIVAISAPRNADLTVHVSRTAAAPAGLVAAATCVLVGLAVGALGNRPVLSARGWSLALTLLFAVLALVVTGSPAKYAVTDLVTGSLSGTVRVPLAALTAAVAVGAAAVALARRVAVRRS, encoded by the coding sequence ATGACCGCGCTGCTGCGCTACCAACTCGCCCTGCTGCTGCGCTCGCAGCGCTGGCTCGCGCCCCTGCTGACGTACCTGGCGGTCCTCGGCGCGGGAGTCGGCAGCGGGAGGCCCGTGCTCGACTCGCTGGGCCTGGCCGCCGCCGCGCTGGTGCCGGTCACGGCCTGGTTCGTACGGGTCTGCGTCACCCAGGAACCCGCCGCGGCCCGCGCCGTGACCGCCGCCGCGCGGGGCACCGCCGCCACGCACACCGCGTCGCTGCTGGCGGCCCTCGTGGTCTCGGCGGCCCTCGGGCTCCCGGCCACGGCCCTGATCGTGGCGATCAGCGCGCCGAGGAACGCGGACCTCACCGTCCATGTCTCGCGGACGGCCGCGGCTCCGGCCGGGCTGGTGGCGGCGGCCACCTGCGTCCTCGTCGGCCTCGCGGTGGGCGCCCTGGGCAACCGTCCCGTGCTGTCCGCCCGGGGCTGGTCCCTCGCGCTGACGCTGCTGTTCGCCGTGCTCGCCCTGGTCGTCACCGGCTCGCCCGCCAAGTACGCGGTCACCGATCTGGTCACCGGTTCGCTCAGCGGGACGGTGCGCGTACCGCTGGCCGCGCTGACCGCCGCCGTGGCCGTGGGCGCCGCGGCGGTCGCACTCGCCCGCCGGGTCGCCGTCCGCCGCTCCTGA
- a CDS encoding AIM24 family protein: protein MKSDLFATEHLAQQPTTPGMTLQNAKSVKYVVNGEMHARQGAMIAYRGNLQFERKGQGVGGMLKRAITGEGLPLMAVRGQGEAWFAHEAANCFIVEIEQGDALTINGRNVLCFDPTLSYEIKMVKGAGMTGGGLFNSLFTGSGKLAVICEGNPIVIPVSAQQPVYVDTDAVVGWSAQLNTSLHRSQSVGSMIRGGSGEAVQLMLQGEGFVIVRPSEATPAPSGSH from the coding sequence ATGAAAAGCGATCTCTTCGCCACCGAGCACCTCGCCCAGCAGCCCACGACCCCCGGCATGACGCTCCAGAACGCCAAATCGGTCAAGTACGTCGTCAACGGTGAGATGCACGCCCGGCAGGGGGCCATGATCGCCTACCGCGGGAACCTCCAGTTCGAGCGGAAGGGCCAGGGCGTCGGCGGCATGCTCAAGCGCGCCATCACCGGCGAGGGCCTGCCGCTCATGGCAGTCCGGGGCCAGGGAGAGGCCTGGTTCGCCCACGAGGCCGCCAACTGCTTCATCGTCGAGATCGAGCAGGGCGACGCGCTGACCATAAACGGGCGCAACGTCCTGTGCTTCGATCCGACGCTCAGCTACGAGATCAAGATGGTCAAGGGCGCGGGCATGACCGGCGGAGGCCTCTTCAACAGTCTCTTCACGGGCTCCGGGAAGCTCGCCGTGATCTGCGAGGGCAACCCGATCGTCATCCCCGTCTCCGCCCAGCAGCCCGTGTACGTGGACACCGACGCCGTCGTCGGCTGGAGCGCGCAGCTGAACACGTCCCTGCACCGCTCGCAGTCCGTCGGCTCCATGATCCGTGGCGGCTCCGGCGAGGCCGTGCAGCTGATGCTCCAGGGCGAGGGGTTCGTCATCGTCCGGCCCAGCGAGGCCACGCCCGCGCCGAGCGGTTCCCACTGA